The stretch of DNA ttcaatttatttttagctATTCCCTGGTAGCCCAACATAGCTTTATCAATGGCATCGATGGCTTCTTGTAATGGAACAAATTTAACCTTCATATCAAATTCGCTTTGATATCTCACTACAACGTTTGACAGACTTTTGAGGCCATTTTCAATAGCTACATATGCCTCTGGATCAGCATGAGAGTCAGCACAGTAGGAACACAAAAGCATAAGAAacacaaatttatatttcatcccCATGATgaacagacaaacaaacttCAACTGAGCTGAATAAAGTTAAACCGGCAACTTTTATAAGTAACTTCTCTCTGTTTTTCAGATAACTGAATCAATTTCGATATTTAAGAATCATTCGGATCGCTAAGTTTTATAGCATTCAAAGAAGTCTTATCTGCGTAAAAAGTggagcaacaaaaaattccATGAGATTTTCAAATTAGTCGAAGTTTTTACAGTGTTTAGAGGATAGTAAAAAAATTGGAATACCTTATGActacaagggtatataaaGTTCGGTAAGCCGagctgcttttttttttgatagttaatatataaataaagtatTTCCAGTGTATTCCATGAGCATTCTGATTACCCAGTATCAGTAGCTTAAAGTCCGCAAGTCTGCAATAAATAATAACTCACGATAGTGACTTCAAGATAACTCATATCAAAAAGTGACTTTCTATCCAGGGTGTAAAATCCCAGAGTGAGAGTTTCCCGATGTCCCTCCACACTTCTTTGAACCACTTCTCGTGATATATGTTGAGTACATATATGATTTATCCATGTATATgaatccaaaacaaaaacattttggtTCTTATGAAGCATGGAAAAAAAGATAATTAACATTTATTGCTTTACAGTCTTTACCCTTAAAGTCACTCAATTAAAAACATTGTATATGCAATTCAATATACGATTCCTTCCGTTCTTTTAAAGAACAATAAAGTTAACTTAATGAAAACATAAGAGCATATAAATACATTAGAAGTTAACTTCACTCCTCCACTTTAGTTAACTTTCAAAGGTATTAATATTTAGAATATTATTAGAGACCAGCCTTCGCGgtctaaatattttaaaaatattttctgaaatCTACCTTAGAATAGTTATACtagtttttatatttaatcaGATATTTAGCTAAATCTTTAGCCCCCAAGAACTCTCTATAACATTTGtttacacatatgtacatatctaaGTAAATAATGTATTGCTGCTGTGAAGTTGCTGACACTTGATAAGACTGGATCATTATGAGTATTAAGGGTACATAAGCTGATTCAACAAGGAGCAAGCCGCATTCAGTCATTGAAAAGACGTCGCCATGAATacagtttattttattttttcgtgTATCATTTCCCTATCTAACTCAGCCTCTACCCTTCAGCAAGCAAGTGGTGTAGCTATCGTAGAGTTGTATAATCAGAAGCTTAGTTTCTTTGAATCTTTTCTGTCACCAAATGGAATTAATAATTTACTTCaatcaaaagaaaatgtaCCTTCAAAAGCAGTCGATAATCTACGCAAAGCTTGGGTCccatatacaaacatatgtggTGAGATGATTAAGTGGTGCACAGAAGTAAAGAATACAGTTGATTTGATAGGCCAGAGTCGTGAAAGTGAATCCCAATTGGCGTTGAATGTACTGAATGAACTAAGTCAGATGAAATACTATTTAGATTCGATACAAGAGGTAGAAGTACAGGTTATCAAAAACTATGAAGCACAAATAATATTCCAAGATGGTATTCTAAAATATGAAGTTATTCGTGGCTTTACGCCGACAAATATAAAAGAACTGCTGGCTCCACTTCTGGAAAAGTCTATAAGTCAGGGAACTGTTATAATTAATACTACGATGACAACATTCAATGATAAATTGCAATACGCGATAAGAATGATAACTGAGACACAAACTGCCATTTCGAATGCTGAGACTGATGACTTTAACAAAGAATATATAGTTACTAAATGTGTACCCATTTTGGAAAAGTTAAATAACAAAATGTGAGTTTCCGACTTTATTCATAAGTGCATGTACTACAATAATTGAACTCTCAATTTATTATTTAGCTCACCGATATCGACAACACCAATAATAACGCCATCAATAAACGACAGCTTAAAGTTCTATTCAAGAGAATGCAATTGGTATCCAGAATGCTGTCAGCAAGAATGTCGAGCCTTACTCTCGAAAGCCACAATGGATCATTTGAGGAAGCTCTACCGAATAGATGAATCAGTTACTGATCTTTTGAATACAATTAATCGGTCTGCAATACCAGAATGTAAAAGCCGTCTTCAactatttataaaaaactcttttattttttgggccTACAAAGTTGACATAATGCGGGCTGAGCAATTTATGAGACTTTCTGTTTGCCTTAACTCAGAAAAATTATTGCAGGCCACCATTGTGGgctaataacaatttttattaaatatttaccacaATGTTATCTATTTTCAGtaataaaaatatgaatatcGATAGAGTCACCagaataatttatttatttgatatttttgaaGAGAAAACTAACACAAAAATTGATTATACAGTGGGacgaaatttaaaaaaaaaactgtattGTAAACATTTTAACAAAACTTATTTTTTGCGCGGTTAATGCTAAATTTTAGCATTGCTCAAAAAATGGAtctcaaaaccaaaaactgaaaaaatgAATACACAGTTTCAGATATTACTAAATTTATTTCTAACTTAAGGAATTTTTCCCATTTCTCATTAAACGTATTTTAAATATGATGCAATTATATTCAGTGTAGGATTTGATTGTGACGAAATTATTTTTGATGGGTTAATTGGGTAACGCAATGGATCTTTGGAAATTTCATTTGTAGCTGGTACAGGCAAATTTATTTCTTCACAATCGATTTCCATTAAAAAAGAATGAGCTTGGGAGACAATGGTGGCAAATGTGGTGTTCAAAGAAAACGATTTCATTCGAGTTTGCAATGCCTTCCATCTATTAGTTTTACAAGTCTCGGTTACATGACGTTTAGCTCTGCCATTTTTAAGTTGATAACCTGTTGAGCCATATCCGTGCCAAATTGTGTACTCATAACATGATTTTCCCAAAGCCTGAAAGCTTGGAACAAGAAGTTTTCGCAAATTCGGAGAAGAGTTCAATAAAGCTTGGTTGTTCTGAAAACGCAAATACGACCAGGAATCATTATTAATTTCATGAATAACATTTCACATTTCTTACTCTATTTGCAGCTGTGATCAGACCAGAAAGTGCATAAAGATTCTTCTTATCTTCCTCCAAGTCTATATTGACCTGATCAGCAATTTTACTAgcatttgttattttttcatCAATAATACTGAAAAACGTATCTATGCTTTTCAATTGTTGTTCCAACGAAGCTTTGTTGTCCTTATCGAAAACATGTGCCAGGCCTACAGAGGTAAATGCCACACCGATGCCCAATGCTGCACCTATAGGACCCATTGTGATAATTCCAATCAAAGTGAAAATAGTCCCAATTACTCCAGCGGTGGCATATGCACCTGTGGCGTATACGTTATGCCTTGCCAAAGATTCCTGAATCCCATCTTTGTCCTGTCGTTGTGGAGCAAGATCATGATGTAGATCATGCTTTATGGCATCCAATAAAATTTTCAGATCGGCCGTCTTGTTTTGTACAGATTTCAATAATTCCAATGAGCTGGAGACTTTACCTTGACCATCACTCAGCGCATCGATATTCATAAGCCATATAATATTTCGGTCATCGTTTGTCAATTGTTTGTCAGCTATATATGGGATAAACAGATCAAGCGTACGATTGATCGAAACACACCATTCAAATACAGGACCAACACAATTTTGGTATGCCAACCGCGCGTCCTTGTTCGTTTTGTGCAATTCAATTGTTTTACTTGTAGCTGTACCCTGAATGCCTATTAAAGCTTTGTCAATTTCATCAATGGCTTCTTGTAATGGaccaaatttaattttcatatcGAATTCACTTTGATATTTCACTACGACGTTTGACAGACTTTTGAGGCCATTTTCAATAGCTATATATGCTTCCGGATCAGCACGAGAATAAgcgcagaaaataaaaaatgcgaCCGAAAACTCCACTGCATACTCGGTTCGCATGTTGAAGAGACGAACGAGCTTTAACTGAGTTGAGTATACTTAAGTCGATATCTTTTATAAGTAATTCTTATTTACATATGCTTGAGGAGGTCTCTTTTTGAGATAACTGGTTGAAACTAAACATTTTAgcattttattaatttaaattcttctttgtttctttattttaaatctGATATTGCCATTAAAATCGATTTTGATAATCGAATTCGCTTTTTAACATTCcaacttaataaaaaaatttgtagtatttaataataaatagtAACTTTGACGATTAAACGCAGATTAACTTGATCTTAATTGATAGTCGGTTTTCTTACAGTTTATTTATAAACAAGATATTTCCATAAGTTGTTCCAAATATTCAACAAGGGCACTTTAAAGGCCCCAAGTCTGTATGCAAGTCGAGGCACTGACTGTAAGATAACCCTTATCGAGTACTAGCTTTATACCATTCAGACTTTTGAAAAGTTTATGGTATCGTTTaatatgtacttacatataaatacatatgtatatatttgcaatgtatttaaaaatgtaagttcgtatatgtatgtcgtctgcatttacatatattcacattaTATTACAGTCCTACATTAACAAATAGGAAATGATTACAATGATAAAGCTGTTATGAGCATTTAAAGACTACACCCGACAATCTTAATGATTGTTTTCTATGTCACTAAGAAATAGATTAagaatttcttcttttttggcaAGATTGGAATATAGgaaattttaaatgtattcCATTAACTAACCACCACAGTTAGTTACAGGTTTTATAGACTAATTGACAGGTTACAGGTTTTATAGAATAATTGACTGAAAACGTTTAGATGATTGTTAAACAAAAGGTGTTGAGAgtctatatttatttacatttcttTTTACTGCTATCCAATTGAATTGAGTCATAATACTATTACCATATTGTTTGCAAAGATTACATGAAAAAACTCACTCAGAATCAATCAAAACTTGTCATTATATTATGACTGAAGCTTTCCGTTTTGACTTGCTTACACGCACTCGGTTCCTGTCATGCAAAAAATAAAGTCGTTTCTATCCCCCTAGCATATTTTACCCATCTTGTTCAGCAACTAAAACATTTTGGTGCACAAAATGTCAACTTCAATCAAGTGTGCAGTCAATTGAAGTCTGGCATCCGCCCCTAATATGCCATATCATCTGTATCCCCTTTCCTATAATCACTATGTATTTATAATAAAGGGCCTTTTTCAACTTGTGCCTGTGCAATaaaatgatattttttttttattttctacattttttgGTTGCCTTTATTTACCGATAAAAGGATATGAAGCGGCTTAACAATACTCTGCTAAATCTTAGTATATCCtagaaatttaaattcttAATTGAAATTCCTTTATGTAGGAGACATGTCGACTTGAAAGAATTACTAGTGATCATGAGTTTCACAACTTTCAGGAAAGCGAGAACAAAACCATCGGTTTAGCATCAAAGCTTGAAATTTCTTGTTGGCATTGCACATTTAAAAAGTCCATAGCTATGTCATTTATTGATGTAAAAGTCTTTGTTGCTTTCACATTGTAAAATACCTTTTTCGTTAATAAAATATTGTTGTTTTAGTTGATTGCTTATTTAGGGAAacttcaaaattttaaaatgcagctatatttatttttaaatttgtacaATTATCAAAGAAGTCTTGGTATGTTTCATCTAcgataacttttttttgtattaaaaagaGCAGTCCTAAgataaaagcaacaaaaaaaaagttcgaTCTGTTGTCGAGGGAATATTTTTGCGTTGATAGacagaaagaagaaaaaaaactttagcGCTGAGCGCCTGCAAGGTATGCTACAGTTTTTTCCTCTTCcctgatttatttattttcacgCTCGCTCAACGCTCGAATATTCgcatatattttgttgttttggtaTGTTAGTTGCtgacacacatatacacatacacacacatatggcAGTTTGAgccataaataaaatttaagtcTGGGAATGTCTCTATGTATGTGggtgaatgtgtgtgtatgtgtctgtgaGCACTCAAGCAACAAAAGGTAGAGCAGTGGCATTTGATTTATGATTGCTCAGCCAGTGAGGTTAAGactttgaaaatattttcacagacgcacacacagacacacacactcggATTAGAATGAGTGGGGAAATCTACCAATAGGACATACATACAACAAGGAACTAAAGCAGAATAGGCCTAAGTTCAATGGCCTTAAGGGGAATCACACAGTGTCATACATAGACAatacacattcacacacatacagaatGGTTTCGTGAGACTTTGTCATAAAGCTTTTATTAGTTGCAGCCGACTCTTCAGCTTAACATAAtggaaaacacacacacacacagattgAGGAAAAAAGACCCTCAGACTTATCCTAGTTCATCCATGCTGTTCAATCTAATGGGCGCACATGTCTGAAAACTGTGAAACATTTCCCTAGCAAAAGAAACTCTATCATTGGTTAGGAGTTAGGGAGGGGTAACTCAGTTTTCGGCTATGTCTGCACGTGCCTGTTCGCTTTATCAGGCCAATAACGTGATGGTGAGGCTAAAAGAACAAGTTTTCGGTGTGCAAAGTTGCATCCATTCACTCTTTGCCTATGTTGATGGTggtgttggttgttgttgagGCTTTCCA from Drosophila willistoni isolate 14030-0811.24 chromosome 2R unlocalized genomic scaffold, UCI_dwil_1.1 Seg200, whole genome shotgun sequence encodes:
- the LOC124460379 gene encoding uncharacterized protein LOC124460379, with translation MRTEYAVEFSVAFFIFCAYSRADPEAYIAIENGLKSLSNVVVKYQSEFDMKIKFGPLQEAIDEIDKALIGIQGTATSKTIELHKTNKDARLAYQNCVGPVFEWCVSINRTLDLFIPYIADKQLTNDDRNIIWLMNIDALSDGQGKVSSSLELLKSVQNKTADLKILLDAIKHDLHHDLAPQRQDKDGIQESLARHNVYATGAYATAGVIGTIFTLIGIITMGPIGAALGIGVAFTSVGLAHVFDKDNKASLEQQLKSIDTFFSIIDEKITNASKIADQVNIDLEEDKKNLYALSGLITAANRNNQALLNSSPNLRKLLVPSFQALGKSCYEYTIWHGYGSTGYQLKNGRAKRHVTETCKTNRWKALQTRMKSFSLNTTFATIVSQAHSFLMEIDCEEINLPVPATNEISKDPLRYPINPSKIISSQSNPTLNIIASYLKYV